The Hymenobacter sp. 5317J-9 genome has a window encoding:
- the rsmG gene encoding 16S rRNA (guanine(527)-N(7))-methyltransferase RsmG: MNLLQHYFPALTPQQLQLFQQLETEFRATNEAINLVSRTDMDNFVERHVLHSLGIAKAIQFPKGSAVLDVGTGGGLPGLPLAIMFPEVHFHLVDSIGKKIRAVQFMAAALGLNNVTAEQTRAEQLRQKFDYVVSRAVARLATFHPWIAHRFKPQGAPGAGLYYLKGGDLTEEIAESGLKAKVTDLSSFFEEEFFETKKVVFVPAK, translated from the coding sequence ATGAACCTTTTGCAGCACTACTTCCCCGCGCTCACGCCCCAGCAGCTTCAGCTATTTCAGCAGCTTGAAACCGAGTTTCGGGCCACCAACGAAGCCATCAACCTCGTGTCGCGCACCGACATGGACAATTTTGTGGAGCGCCACGTGCTGCACTCGCTGGGCATTGCCAAAGCCATCCAGTTCCCGAAAGGCAGCGCCGTGCTCGACGTGGGCACCGGCGGCGGCCTGCCCGGCCTGCCGCTGGCCATCATGTTTCCGGAGGTCCATTTCCACCTCGTCGACAGCATCGGCAAGAAAATCCGGGCCGTGCAGTTCATGGCCGCTGCGCTGGGCCTCAACAACGTAACCGCCGAGCAAACCCGCGCCGAGCAGCTGCGCCAGAAGTTCGACTACGTGGTGAGCCGCGCCGTGGCCCGCCTCGCCACCTTCCACCCTTGGATTGCGCACCGCTTCAAACCCCAGGGCGCACCCGGCGCGGGCCTCTACTACCTGAAGGGCGGCGACCTGACCGAGGAAATTGCCGAGTCCGGCCTCAAGGCCAAAGTCACGGATTTGAGCAGCTTTTTCGAAGAGGAATTCTTCGAAACCAAAAAGGTGGTTTTTGTACCTGCGAAATAA